Part of the Pseudomonas lijiangensis genome is shown below.
TACGGATTTTCAATGAAGTCTGCGACCTGCGCTCCTACAGCCGTGCCGCGGAGGAAATGGCCCTGACTCAACCCGCTGTCAGCCTGCAGATCCGCCAGCTTGAAGAGCTCATCGGTCAGCCGCTTTTCGAGTATGTCGGCAAAAAGCTGTACCTGACCGAAGCCGCCGAAGCCCTGCAACTGGCCAGCCGTGACATCTTCGGGCGCCTGGAAAGCCTGGATATGCAGCTTTCCGACATGCAGGGCTCGTTGCAGGGCCAGTTGAAACTGGCCATCGAGTCGAGCTGCAAATATTTCATTCCGCACCTGTTCGCGGCCTTCAAGCGCCAGCATCCCGAGGTCATCCTCAACCTGACCGTGGTCAACCGCGCCATGGTCATCAGGCGCCTGTCCGACAACCGCGACGATCTGGTGGTGATGTCCATGGTGCCTCAGGACATGGGCCTGGAATTCCTGCCGTTTCTCAACAACCCGATTGTGGCGGTGGCACCGGCCAGCCATCCTCTTAGCAAGCAGGAACAACTGAGCCTCAAAGACCTGGAACCCTGGCCGCTGCTGATTCGCGAAGCAGGTTCGGGGACCCGCAGAGCGTGCGAGGAATACTTCAAGGAAAAGCGCGTGCATTTCACCCAGACACAGGAAGTGTCATCCAGCGAAGCGCAGCGCGAATGCGTGGTGGCAGGACTTGGAGTGGCGCTGCTCACCCGTCACGCCGTCTGCGCGGAGCTCGCCACCGGTGCCCTCAAGGAGCTGCCAGTGGCCGAGTTGCCGCTTTATCGCAGCTGGTGCGTGGTACAAGCCAGGGATAAACGCCTGTCTCCCGTGGCTCACGCATTCCTTGCGTTCATCCGCACCGAACGTGCGCAGATCAGCCAGCTTGTCGAGCGCTTCGACGGTCGTCCACGGACGGCTGGCTAGCCTGCCAGTGATTGCCGGTCATGCTGTCCATGTAATCGCAGAGGTCCTGATTGAGCTGCCGCGCTTCGCAGTAACTTTCAATCGCGCGACGAAACTCCATGCGGCGCTGGTCTTCCTGCTGACGACGAGTCTTGACGGTGCTGTTGGGTAAGTCATCGTAATGCCGAGCCATATCCTGTCTCCCAGTACGTTGCGGGAGTACAGAGTGACGCCGGGGCATGACGCTCAGACGGCGAATGCATGACAAGTTGATGAAGGTTGGCGCCCTTCAGTCCTCGTGGGCTTTAACCGACTTGGGGGACAACCGCAGGCTGCGCAGACTGCGCTTGACGCTCTTGAGGTGGTTGACCAGACTCGGGCCGCGAGCCATGGCAACACCCATCGCCAGCACATCGATGACCACCAGGTGCGCGATACGCGAAGTCAGCGGCGTGTAGATTTCAGTGTCTTCATGCACATCGATGGCCAGATTGACCGACGACAGCTCGGCCAGAGGCGTCTGGCTGGGGCAAAGCGTGATGAGTGTGGCGCCGCTTTCGCGAACCAGATTCGCCGAAATCAGCAGATCCTTGGAGCGACCGGACTGGGAAATACACACCGCGACGTCGGTCGGCTTCAAGGTCACTGCCGACATGGCCTGCATGTGCGGGTCTGAATAAGCCGCAGCGCTCAACAACAGACGGAAGAACTTGTGCTGGGCATCGGCCGCTACCGCACCCGACGCACCGAAACCATAGAACTCCACACGATTGGCGCCCGCCATGGCGGTCACGGCCAGTTGCAAGGCATGGGGATCGAGGTTTTCACGCACTTCCATCAAGGTGTGCAGGGTGGTGTCGAAAATCTTCAGGCTGTAATCGGCAACCGAATCGTCTTCGTGAATCGCGAACTGACCGAAACTCGCTCCGG
Proteins encoded:
- a CDS encoding LysR family transcriptional regulator yields the protein MRKSLMRMTLRQLRIFNEVCDLRSYSRAAEEMALTQPAVSLQIRQLEELIGQPLFEYVGKKLYLTEAAEALQLASRDIFGRLESLDMQLSDMQGSLQGQLKLAIESSCKYFIPHLFAAFKRQHPEVILNLTVVNRAMVIRRLSDNRDDLVVMSMVPQDMGLEFLPFLNNPIVAVAPASHPLSKQEQLSLKDLEPWPLLIREAGSGTRRACEEYFKEKRVHFTQTQEVSSSEAQRECVVAGLGVALLTRHAVCAELATGALKELPVAELPLYRSWCVVQARDKRLSPVAHAFLAFIRTERAQISQLVERFDGRPRTAG
- a CDS encoding PA3496 family putative envelope integrity protein, giving the protein MARHYDDLPNSTVKTRRQQEDQRRMEFRRAIESYCEARQLNQDLCDYMDSMTGNHWQASQPSVDDRRSARQAG
- the hexR gene encoding transcriptional regulator HexR → MNLLQHIAQSRNLLRKSELKVADHVLLDPAAVMHSSMADLAHSVGISEPTIVRFCRAIGCTGFQDLKLKLAQSLAAGASFGQFAIHEDDSVADYSLKIFDTTLHTLMEVRENLDPHALQLAVTAMAGANRVEFYGFGASGAVAADAQHKFFRLLLSAAAYSDPHMQAMSAVTLKPTDVAVCISQSGRSKDLLISANLVRESGATLITLCPSQTPLAELSSVNLAIDVHEDTEIYTPLTSRIAHLVVIDVLAMGVAMARGPSLVNHLKSVKRSLRSLRLSPKSVKAHED